One segment of Kogia breviceps isolate mKogBre1 chromosome 14, mKogBre1 haplotype 1, whole genome shotgun sequence DNA contains the following:
- the STAG3 gene encoding cohesin subunit SA-3, translated as MPTLRSSSPQLHSSSSPSSGSSPLRRAVGPGPRSLSASSSSSVAVPCDDGDSDQTSERDSESLSAGEGSDFEDNLRRNVKKRAAKRPLKTTPVAKRPKKGSRMVRAYGQKESEPPASDLFDAVKAAKSDMQSLVDEWLDSYKQDQDAGFLELVNFFIRSCGCKGTVTPEMFKKMSNSEIIQHLTEQFNEDSGDYPLTAPGPSWKKFQGSFCEFVRTLVCRCQYSLLYDGFPMDNLISLLTGLSDSQVRAFRHTSTLAAMKLMTSLVRVALQLSLHKDNNQRQYEAERNKGPGQRAPERLESLLEKHKELQEHQEEIEGMMNVLFRGVFVHRYRDVLPEIRAICIEEIGSWMQSYSTSFLTDSYLKYIGWTLHDKHREVRLKCLKALKGLYGNRDWTARLELFTSRFKDRLVSMVMDREYDVAVEAVRLLTLILKNMEGVLTEADCESIYPVVYASNRALASAVGEFLYWKLFYPECETRTVGERERRRSPRSQRTFFHLLLSFFVESELHYHAAYLVDSLWDCAGPQLKDWESLTSLLLEKDQDLGDVQESTLTEILVSSVRQASEGHPPVGRVTGRKGLTPKERKMQADDKVKLTEHLIPLLPQLLAKFSADAEKVAPLLQLLNYFDLNIYCTRRLEKHLELLLQQLQEVVVKHAEPAVLEAAAHALYLLCNPEFTFFSRVDFARSQLVDLLTDRFQQELEELLQSSFLDEDEVYSLAATLKRLSAFYNAHDLTRWELYEPCYRLLQKAVDTGEVPHQVILPALTLVYFSILWTLTHVSGSGASQKQLLSLKGRMVAFCELCQNCLSDVDPEIQEQAFVLLSDLLLIFGPQMIAGGREFLRPLVFIPEATLQSELASFLMDHVFIQPGGLGSGHSQEDHLQIEQLHQRRRLLAGFCKLLLYGVLEMDAASDVFKHYNKFYNDYGDIIKETLTRARQIDRSHCSRILLLSLKQLYTELLQEQGPQGLNELPAFMEMRDLARRFALSFGPQQLQNRDLVVMLHKEGIRFSLSELPPAGSSSQPPNLAFLELLSEFSPRLFHQDKQLLLAYLEKCLQRVSQAPGRPWGPVTTYCQSLSPVESTAEASPQGYPRSKKRRIEGPSRRHREGISASQEESLQLNSIPPTPTLTSTAVKSRQPLGGLEEMEEGGGSELAFTQGQPLLGAQRLRSLSPQHFQTPLNSLGPGLGNRLTRLSLMEEDEEELEIQDDSSEEWQGTGKQSSASEHGLDLLDSTELNAEDF; from the exons ATGCCCACCCTGCGGTCGTCCTCCCCCCAGCTCCATAGCTCCTCCTCCCCGAGCAGCGGGTCCTCCCCGCTGCGCAGGGCGGTGGGGCCTGGGCCGAGGAGCCTGTCTGCGTCTTCTAGTTCGTCTGTCGCTGTGCCCTGCGATGACGGGGACTCGGACCAGACTTCGGAGAG GGATAGTGAATCTTTGTCAGCTGGTGAAGGCAGTGACTTCGAAGACAACTTGAGACGAAATGTAAAGAAGAGAGCAGCAAAACGACCACTCAAAACAACCCCA GTGGCAAAACGTCCAAAGAAGGGGTCCCGAATGGTACGTGCTTATGGTCAGAAAGAGTCAGAGCCACCAGCCAGTGATCTCTTTGATGCTGTGAAAGCTGCCAAAAGTGACATGCAG TCTTTGGTAGATGAGTGGCTGGATAGCTACAAGCAAGACCAGGATGCAGGATTCCTGGAGCTCGTTAACTTTTTCATCCGGTCATGTGGATGTAAAG GCACTGTGACCCCTGAGATGTTCAAGAAGATGTCCAACTCGGAGATCATCCAGCACCTAACAGAACAGTTTAATGAG GACTCAGGAGACTATCCTCTGACAGCTCCAGGCCCATCCTGGAAGAAGTTCCAGGGCAGCTTCTGTGAATTTGTGAGGACGTTGGTCTGTCGGTGCCAGTACAGCCTCCTCTATGATGGCTTCCCTATGGACAACCTCATCTCTCTGCTCACTGGCCTCTCAGACTCCCAAGTCCGTGCCTTCCGTCACACTAGCACCCTGGCTG CCATGAAGCTGATGACCTCCCTGGTAAGGGTTGCCCTCCAACTGAGTCTACACAAGGACAACAATCAACGTCAGTATGAGGCTGAACGAAACAAGGGGCCAGGACAGAGAGCACCTGAGCGACTGGAGAGCCTGTTGGAGAAACACAAAGAG CTCCAAGAGCATCAAGAGGAGATTGAGGGAATGATGAATGTCCTCTTCAGGGGTGTCTTTGTACATCGGTACAG GGATGTCCTTCCTGAGATCCGTGCTATCTGCATTGAGGAGATTGGGTCTTGGATGCAAAGCTACAGTACCTCTTTCCTCACTGACAGCTATTTAAAGTATATTGGCTGGACCCTGCATGATAAG CATCGAGAAGTCCGTCTGAAGTGCTTGAAGGCTCTAAAAGGGCTGTACGGCAACCGAGACTGGACTGCACGCCTGGAGCTCTTTACCAGCCGCTTTAAG GACCGGTTGGTTTCCATGGTCATGGACCGAGAGTATGACGTGGCAGTGGAGGCCGTCAGGTTACTAACACTTATCCTTAA GAACATGGAAGGGGTGCTGACAGAGGCAGACTGTGAGAGCATCTACCCTGTTGTGTATGCCTCTAACAGAGCCCTGGCCTCTGCTGTAGGGGAGTTTCTGTACTGGAA GCTCTTCTACCCTGAGTGCGAGACAAGAACGGTGGGTGAGAGAGAACGACGCCGAAGTCCGCGCTCCCAGAGGACTTTCTTCCACCTTCTGCTGTCCTTTTTTGTGGAGAGTGAG CTCCATTACCACGCTGCATACTTAGTAGATAGCCTGTGGGACTGTGCGGGGCCTCAGCTGAAGGACTGGGAGAGTCTGACAAGCTTGCTGCTGGAGAAGGACCAGG ACCTGGGCGACGTACAGGAGAGCACACTGACAGAAATCCTTGTGTCCAGCGTCCGGCAAGCTTCCGAGGGTCACCCGCCTGTGGGGCGGGTCACGGGGAGGAAG GGCCTAACCCCCAAAGAACGTAAGATGCAAGCCGACGACAAGGTGAAGCTGACTGAGCACCTCATCCCCCtgctcccccagctcctggccaaG TTCTCAGCTGATGCAGAGAAGGTTGCTCCCCTGCTACAGCTCCTCAACTACTTTGACCTCAACATCTACTGCACCAGGCGCTTGGAGAaa caCCTGGAGCTGCTCCTGCAGCAGCTCCAAGAGGTGGTGGTGAAGCACGCGGAACCAGCGGTGCTCGAGGCTGCTGCTCACGCCCTCTATCTGCTCTGTAATCCGGAGTTCACGTTCTTCAGCCGGGTGGACTTTGCCCGCAGCCAACTTGTGGATCTGCTAACTGACCGCTTCCAGCAGGAGCTTGAAGAGCTGCTGCAG tcGTCCTTCCTAGATGAGGATGAGGTGTACAGTCTGGCAGCCACTCTGAAGCGCCTCTCTGCCTTCTACAA TGCCCATGACCTAACCCGCTGGGAGCTCTATGAGCCCTGCTACCGACTCCTCCAGAAGGCTGTGGACACAGGAGAGGTTCCTCACCAG GTGATCCTACCAGCCTTGACTCTTGTCTATTTTTCCATTCTCTGGACACTAACCCACGTTTCTGGATCAGGTGCTTCCCAG AAGCAGCTGTTGAGTTTGAAGGGCAGGATGGTGGCCTTCTGTGAACTCTGCCAAAACTGCCTCTCAGATGTGGATCCTGAGATTCAGGAGCAG GCTTTTGTATTGTTAAGTGATCTGCTGCTCATCTTCGGCCCTCAGATGATTGCCGGGGGACGAGAGTTCCTTAGGCCCCTTGTCTTTATTCCTGAAGCCACTCTCCAGTCTGAGCTGGCCAGCTTCCTCATGGACCATGTCTTCATCCAGCCTGGAGGACTGGGCAGTG GTCATTCCCAGGAGGATCATTTACAGATAGAGCAGCTGCACCAGCGGCGCCGCCTCCTGGCTGGGTTCTGCAAGCTGTTGCTTTATGGGGTGCTGGAGATGGACGCAGCCTCGGATGTTTTCAAACACTACAACAAG TTCTACAATGACTATGGTGACATTATCAAGGAAACGTTAACTAGAGCAAGGCAGATTGACCGAAGTCACTGTTCCCGAATCCTGCTGCTGAGCCTCAAGCAG TTATACACAGAACTACTGCAGGAACAGGGGCCCCAGGGCCTGAATGAGCTTCCAGCCTTCATGGAGATGAGGGACCTGGCCAGGAGGTTTGCCTTGAGCTTTGGACCCCAGCAGCTACAGAACCGTGACCTTGTGGTCATGCTACACAA GGAAGGCATCAGGTTCTCCTTGTCTGAGCTTCCTCCAGCTGGCTCCTCCAGTCAGCCCCCAAATCTGGCATTCCTGGAGCTCCTTTCAGAGTTCTCCCCCCGACTCTTCCATCAGGACAAGCAGCTGCT ACTGGCCTACCTGGAAAAGTGTCTGCAGCGTGTCTCCCAGGCACCTGGCCGTCCCTGGGGTCCAGTCACCACCTACTGCCAGTCGCTCAGCCCTGTAGAGAGTACAGCAGAGGCCAGCCCTCAGGGCTACCCCCGCTCCAAGAAGAGGCGCATTGAAG GCCCCTCCAGGCGGCACAGAGAGGGCATCTCTGCATCACAGGAGGAAAGCCTACAGCTGAACAGTatcccacccacacccacccTTACCTCAACGGCTGTGAAAAGTAGGCAGCCCCTGGGGGGGTTGGAAGAGATGGAAGAAGGCGGCGGCTCAGAACTGGCATTTACCCAAGG CCAGCCCCTTTTAGGTGCCCAGAGGTTAAGGTCCTTGAGTCCACAGCATTTCCAGACTCCACTCAACTCTTTGGGTCCTGGTCTGGGCAACCGGCTGACCCG GCTCAGCCTGATGGAAGAGGATGAAGAAGAATTAGAAATTCAGGATGACTCAAGTGAAGAGTGGCAAGGTACAGGCAAG CAGTCTTCCGCCAGTGAGCATGGGCTGGACCTCTTAGATTCTACAGAGCTGAACGCTGAG GATTTCTGA
- the GPC2 gene encoding glypican-2, translating to MYVLRSLLLLLLPLCPGPGPGPGIEAKVTRSCTETRQILGARGYSLSLLPPALISGEHLRICPQEYTCCSSEIEQKLTWETEATFRGLVEESGSFLVHTLAARHRRFDEVFREMLSSAEHSLSLLFHRSFGRLYAQHTPLFSGLFSRLRDYYERSGEGLDDALVDFWAQLLEKMFPLLHPQYIFSPDYLFCLTRLASSADDSLKPFGDSPRRLRLQITRALVAARAFIQGLETGRDVVSETLKMPLSEGCKRAVMRLTGCPLCRGVPSLPPCRGFCLNVAHGCIGSQGLDPDWGAYLDGLLFLAEKIQGPFSFELAAQSIGVKIAEGLMHLQENSVGLSAQVFQECGSPQPAPARARRAPAPREEVGRLWSAAAAEEERPTTAAGASLPRLVWELRERLGRVRGFWAGLPLTVCGDSRMAADLSQEAAPCWTGAGRGRYLSPVVGGPQAGQIDNPELDAEASSPDLQTRRRRLQLRAATTRMKAAALGRDLELEDWEDASGSGQGQHYADDWMAGAAAVAPPARPPRPPRRDGAGGKGGGVIIRHSQDRSRTGGTSVSFHTQPLLILFLSALALLGPR from the exons ATGTACGTGCTGCGATCTCTTCTGCTTCTGCTGTTGCCTCTGTGCCCCGGTCCTGGTCCTGGACCCGGCATCGAGGCAAAGGTCACCCGGAGTTGCACTGAGACCCGGCAGATCCTGGGGGCCCGGGGATATAGCTTAAGCCTACTCCCTCCCGCCCTGATCTCAg GTGAGCACCTCCGGATCTGTCCTCAGGAGTACACTTGCTGTTCCAGTGAGATAGAGCAGAAGCTGACCTGGGAGACTGAGGCCACCTTCCGAGGCCTGGTGGAAGAGAGCGGCTCCTTCTTGGTTCACACGCTGGCTGCCCGGCACAGAAGATTTGATG AGGTTTTTCGGGAGATGCTCTCATCAGCCGAGCACTCCCTGTCCCTGCTCTTCCACCGCTCCTTCGGCCGCCTGTATGCCCAGCACACGCCCTTGTTCAGTGGCCTGTTCTCTCGGCTACGGGACTACTATGAGAGGTCCGGTGAGGGGTTAGATGATGCCTTGGTGGATTTCTGGGCTCAGCTCCTGGAGAAAATGTTCCCCCTGCTGCACCCACAGTACATCTTCTCCCCTGACTACCTGTTCTGCCTCACGCGCCTGGCCTCTTCTGCTGATGACTCTCTGAAGCCTTTTGGGGACTCACCCCGCCGCCTCCGCCTGCAG ataACCCGGGCCCTGGTGGCTGCCCGGGCCTTTATCCAGGGCCTGGAGACCGGAAGAGATGTGGTCAGCGAAACGCTTAAG ATGCCGCTGTCCGAAGGCTGCAAGCGGGCTGTGATGCGTCTGACAGGCTGCCCCCTTTGTCGGGGGGTCCCCTCGCTGCCACCCTGCCGGGGCTTTTGCCTCAACGTGGCCCACGGCTGTATCGGCAGCCAGGGACTGGATCCTGACTGGGGGGCCTATCTGG ATGGTCTCCTGTTCCTGGCCGAGAAGATCCAGGGCCCCTTTTCCTTTGAGCTAGCAGCACAGTCCATCGGGGTGAAGATCGCGGAGGGTTTGATGCATCTGCAGGAAAACAGCGTGGGGCTGTCAGCCCAG GTGTTCCAGGAATGCGGGAGCCCCCAGCCGGCGCCGGCCCGCGCCCGCCGTGCCCCAGCCCCCCGGGAGGAGGTGGGCCGGCTCtggtcggcggcggcggcggaggaggaGCGGCCCACGACGGCTGCGGGCGCCAGCCTGCCCCGGCTG GTGTGGGAGCTCCGCGAGCGGCTGGGCCGGGTGAGGGGCTTCTGGGCCGGGCTGCCCCTGACAGTGTGCGGGGACTCCCGCATGGCTGCGGACCTCTCCCAGGAGGCGGCGCCCTGCTGGACCGGAGCTGGGCGGGGCCG GTACTTGTCGCCCGTGGTCGGGGGTCCCCAGGCCGGGCAGATCGACAACCCAGAGCTGGATGCGGAAGCCTCGAGCCCCgacctccagacgcgcaggcggcGGCTGCAGCTCCGGGCGGCCACGACCAGGATGAAGGCGGCCGCCCTGGGACGCGACCTGGAGCTGGAGGACTGGG AGGACGCAAGCGGCTCTGGACAGGGACAGCACTATGCAGATGACTGGATGGCTGGGGCAGCAGCTGTGGCCCCCCCGGCCCGGCCTCCTCGCCCTCCTCGAAGGGATGGTGCTGGGGGCAAAGGAGGAGGTGTCATTATCCGCCACAGCCAAGACAGGAGCAGGACTGGAGGGACGTCTGTCAGTTTTCACACCCAACCCCTCCTCATTCTCTTCCTCTCAGCCCTGGCCCTGCTTGGACCTCGATAA